The following proteins are co-located in the Pirellulales bacterium genome:
- a CDS encoding aspartate/tyrosine/aromatic aminotransferase: protein MFESVELAPPDPILGLSVAFKNDPRPEKINLSVGVYQDESGQTPLLETVKIAESLLAATSSSKSYLPISGSPEYCTAVAELALGKGHEAIAGKRIASAQTPGGTGGLRVAADLVNAVLPQATVWLSDPTWPNHPSIFAAAGVPTKTYPYFDAAGNRLDFEAMLAAIGQMPAGDVLLLHGCCHNPTGADPTPAQWKAIGDAVAKQGVLPLIDFAYQGFADGISEDGAGLAELARPGAELLAVSSFSKNFSLYKERVGAVMALAPDAKAAEAVQSQLNKVIRANYSNPPAHGAEVVTTILRDPDLRTQWEGEVAAMRSRINGMRHALVDALAAAGAPGDYSFMTRQRGMFSFSGLTKEQVARLKDDFAIYIVGSGRINVAGLTPANVRRVAECIAKVV, encoded by the coding sequence ATGTTTGAATCCGTCGAGCTTGCTCCTCCCGACCCCATCCTCGGGCTCAGCGTCGCGTTCAAGAACGACCCGCGCCCGGAGAAGATCAACCTCAGCGTCGGGGTCTATCAGGACGAGTCGGGGCAGACGCCCCTGCTGGAGACGGTGAAAATCGCCGAGTCTCTGCTCGCCGCCACGAGCTCCAGCAAGTCGTACCTGCCGATCTCGGGTTCGCCCGAATACTGCACGGCAGTCGCCGAGTTGGCGTTGGGCAAGGGACACGAGGCGATCGCCGGCAAGCGGATCGCATCGGCCCAAACGCCGGGGGGAACCGGAGGACTGCGCGTCGCGGCCGATCTCGTCAACGCGGTTCTCCCCCAGGCGACCGTCTGGCTGAGCGACCCCACCTGGCCGAACCATCCCAGCATCTTTGCCGCCGCCGGCGTGCCGACGAAGACCTATCCCTATTTCGACGCGGCGGGGAATCGACTCGACTTCGAAGCGATGCTCGCGGCCATCGGCCAGATGCCCGCAGGGGACGTCCTCTTGCTGCACGGCTGCTGCCACAACCCAACCGGCGCCGATCCGACCCCGGCCCAATGGAAGGCGATCGGCGACGCGGTCGCCAAGCAGGGGGTGCTGCCGTTGATCGATTTTGCATACCAGGGGTTCGCCGACGGCATCTCCGAGGACGGCGCGGGGTTGGCGGAGCTTGCCCGCCCCGGCGCCGAGCTGCTGGCGGTGTCGTCGTTCTCCAAGAACTTCAGCCTGTACAAGGAACGGGTCGGCGCGGTCATGGCCCTGGCGCCCGACGCGAAGGCGGCCGAGGCGGTCCAGTCGCAACTCAACAAGGTCATCCGGGCGAATTACTCGAATCCCCCGGCGCACGGCGCCGAGGTCGTCACGACGATCCTCCGCGACCCCGACCTGCGGACCCAGTGGGAGGGGGAGGTCGCCGCGATGCGTTCCCGAATCAACGGCATGCGGCACGCCCTGGTCGACGCCCTGGCGGCGGCCGGCGCGCCGGGGGACTACTCCTTCATGACCCGCCAGCGGGGGATGTTCTCCTTCTCGGGGCTCACGAAGGAGCAGGTCGCGCGGCTCAAGGACGACTTCGCGATCTACATCGTCGGCTCGGGACGGATCAACGTCGCCGGGCTCACCCCTGCCAACGTGAGGCGCGTCGCGGAGTGCATCGCGAAGGTCGTGTGA
- a CDS encoding inositol-3-phosphate synthase codes for MPSSRVGLWLIGARGGVAVTTITGLAALSRGLTGGVGLATAAPPLADLPLPEWGDFVVGGHEIRATTLAAELDRLHRDSRVIDPATIAQVQDDLSAADREIRPGVAWNVGPRIAELAGPEINRAEGPRDAIARIQADLADFRRRHELETVVVLNLASTEAALPPESWPGTWAEVETLLDAPACPLPASSLYAIAALDAGHPYVNFTPSLGATPAGIDELARRRGTCHAGRDGKTGETLLKSVLAPMFAARRLEVMSWVGHNIFGNLDGRVLDDPANKEAKLKSKDALLSEILGYAPQTHISIEYIASLGDWKTAWDHVHFRGFLGTPMTLQFTWQGCDSLLAAPLVLDLARLAIHARRRGEVGAITPLASFFKSPLGAAPHAFADQVRALHEWAAGSR; via the coding sequence CTGCCCTCGTCGCGCGTCGGTCTGTGGCTCATCGGGGCCCGCGGCGGGGTCGCGGTGACGACGATCACCGGGTTGGCGGCGCTGAGTCGCGGGCTGACGGGGGGCGTCGGTTTGGCGACCGCCGCGCCGCCGCTGGCCGATTTGCCGTTGCCGGAGTGGGGCGATTTCGTCGTCGGCGGGCACGAAATCCGCGCGACCACCCTCGCCGCGGAGCTGGACCGGCTTCATCGCGACAGCCGTGTGATCGACCCCGCGACGATCGCGCAGGTTCAGGACGACCTGTCCGCCGCGGACCGAGAAATCCGCCCCGGCGTGGCGTGGAACGTCGGCCCGCGGATCGCCGAGTTGGCCGGCCCCGAGATCAATCGGGCCGAAGGGCCCCGCGACGCGATCGCCCGGATTCAGGCCGATCTGGCGGACTTTCGTCGCCGGCACGAGTTGGAGACGGTCGTGGTGTTGAACCTCGCCTCGACCGAAGCGGCGCTTCCCCCGGAAAGCTGGCCGGGGACCTGGGCCGAGGTCGAGACGCTGCTCGACGCCCCGGCGTGTCCGCTGCCGGCCAGTTCGCTGTACGCGATCGCGGCGCTCGACGCGGGGCACCCCTACGTCAACTTCACCCCGTCGCTGGGGGCGACCCCCGCGGGGATCGACGAGCTCGCCCGGCGGCGCGGCACGTGCCATGCGGGGCGCGACGGCAAGACGGGCGAGACCTTGCTCAAGAGCGTGCTGGCGCCGATGTTCGCGGCGCGGCGCCTGGAGGTGATGAGCTGGGTCGGTCACAACATTTTCGGGAACCTCGACGGCCGGGTCCTCGACGACCCGGCCAACAAGGAGGCGAAGCTCAAGAGCAAGGACGCGCTCTTGAGCGAGATCCTGGGCTACGCCCCGCAGACTCATATTTCGATCGAGTACATCGCGAGCCTGGGAGATTGGAAAACTGCCTGGGATCACGTCCATTTCCGGGGTTTTTTGGGGACTCCGATGACTTTGCAGTTCACCTGGCAGGGGTGCGATTCGCTGCTCGCGGCGCCGCTGGTGTTGGACCTGGCGCGGCTGGCGATCCACGCCCGGCGGCGGGGCGAGGTCGGTGCGATCACCCCCCTGGCCAGCTTCTTCAAGAGCCCCCTGGGCGCCGCCCCGCACGCCTTCGCCGACCAGGTCCGCGCGCTGCATGAGTGGGCCGCGGGGAGTCGGTAG